The Persephonella atlantica region TGATGAGGATATGTTCTTATATTTTTATGGTGAGGAGCATTATCCCATCTAATTATCAATTTCCCATCTATTGTTTGCCAATGATAAGAATATTCACGAGCGATATTATCAGAATATTCAGTAATATATAGCTGTGTATTATTTTTTAAATCTACTTTGATTTTTATATAAAAACCTTCTTCAAAGTATCTGAATTTAAGGACTTCATATCTTTTTATGAATGAAAAACTATTTAAACAATCAAGAATTCCCACTATTAATCTCTGATATTTTCTTTTTTATGTATTTAAGTTCTTTGATGGCTGATTTCCAATCTAAATAATCATCCCATTTTTCAAAATTTTCTTTTTTCCTAACTTCTTTTTCAAATTCTGAAAATTTTTTATTATATTTTTTTTCAAAAAGTTTAATTTCTTCTTCTAAAATA contains the following coding sequences:
- a CDS encoding toxin-antitoxin system TumE family protein, which encodes MGILDCLNSFSFIKRYEVLKFRYFEEGFYIKIKVDLKNNTQLYITEYSDNIAREYSYHWQTIDGKLIIRWDNAPHHKNIRTYPHHKHVGENVYESFELDCYSILKKIEKYLKS